From Tiliqua scincoides isolate rTilSci1 chromosome 2, rTilSci1.hap2, whole genome shotgun sequence, the proteins below share one genomic window:
- the LOC136638648 gene encoding galactosylceramide sulfotransferase-like, with protein MNYLCLPVAIWKHRSSLLVTSLLLLLLLLLRQLTRQTVLRISPGEQRLSLRWKSTSAPFLADQQVPEKAVSEEQRAPSIIFLKTHKTGSSTVQNILFRFSERRKLTVAFPLYSYQFAYPERFSRAFVADLPQGAPHFNLLCSHMRLDVGEAQAIMPAHSVFLTILRDPVQTFESVFHYYRSAIPAFQPLANHSQPLLAFLKDSAQYYDAQNISNGLAKNPMAFDLGLNASWGETPSSLWQGELERLNHTFQLVMIAEHFDESLLLARELLGLEMEELVYVKLNIRRKEGKPLPKRLVQKIQAWNRLDVQLYRFFHRVFWRKVEVYGYMRMKQELDVFRTLLRETVAGCLEGDAIGPEDVADDLQPWQPGSVVILGYRLRQNLTYAQYSGCFRMVLPELQYHAYLYYRQYGKDMRPLPTSRIEKVTAEPWEN; from the exons ATGAACTACCTTTGCCTCCCAGTTGCTATATGGAAGCACCGCTCTAGTCTGTTGGTCACCAGCTTactccttttgctgctgctgctcctcaggcAACTGACCAGGCA AACGGTACTGCGGATCAGCCCCGGAGAGCAGCGGCTAAGCCTGCGATGGAAGAGCACTTCTGCCCCCTTTTTAGCTGATCAGCAGGTGCCAGAAAAGGCAGTATCAGAGGAGCAGAGAGCCCCCAGCATCATCTTCCTGAAGACCCACAAAACAGGCAGTAGCACAGTGCAAAATATACTTTTTCGGTTCAGCGAGCGTCGCAAGCTGACTGTGGCCTTCCCCCTCTACTCCTACCAGTTTGCCTACCCGGAGCGCTTCTCCAGGGCCTTTGTGGCGGATCTTCCCCAAGGGGCTCCCCACTTCAACTTGCTCTGCAGCCACATGAGGCTGGATGTTGGAGAAGCCCAGGCCATTATGCCTGCCCACAGTGTCTTCCTCACTATCCTCCGTGACCCAGTGCAGACATTTGAGTCTGTCTTTCACTACTACCGCAGTGCGATACCCGCCTTCCAGCCACTAGCCAACCATTCTCAGCCACTGCTTGCCTTCCTCAAAGACTCGGCTCAGTACTACGATGCTCAGAACATCAGCAACGGGCTGGCTAAGAACCCCATGGCCTTTGACCTAGGTCTTAATGCGAGCTGGGGAGAAACACCAAGCAGCCTGTGGCAGGGGGAGCTGGAAAGGCTCAACCACACCTTTCAGTTGGTGATGATTGCAGAGCATTTCGATGAGTCCCTGCTTCTGGCACGAGAGCTGCTGGGCCTGGAGATGGAGGAATTGGTATATGTCAAACTGAACATCCGTCGTAAGGAGGGGAAGCCTCTGCCCAAGAGACTGGTGCAGAAGATCCAGGCCTGGAACCGGCTTGATGTGCAGCTGTACAGGTTTTTCCACAGAGTTTTCTGGCGCAAGGTGGAGGTCTATGGCTACATGCGCATGAAGCAGGAGTTGGATGTCTTCCGAACACTGCTGCGGGAGACTGTGGCAGGGTGCCTGGAAGGAGATGCTATTGGACCAGAGGATGTGGCGGATGACTTGCAGCCCTGGCAGCCAGGCAGTGTGGTCATTCTGGGTTACAGACTGAGGCAAAACCTCACCTATGCCCAATACAGTGGCTGCTTCCGCATGGTCTTACCTGAGCTCCAGTACCATGCCTATCTCTATTACAGGCAATATGGAAAGGACAtgcgccctctccccacctcaagAATAGAAAAGGTGACAGCTGAACCTTGGGAAAACTAA